The Blastocatellia bacterium DNA window GGATGGAAAAATCCCAGATTAAGCGCAACTCATTAAAATTAATTGAACGTGACATAAAATGGCTATGACCAATATGGTATTGTTGATTAATTCCATGCTTAGTTAATTGCTGGTTAAGTCTTGCTAATAATTCACCTATCCATAGGTAATCAGGGCAATATTCTGCCAGGAATTTGCTTAATATTTCTATGCTAGGATTAAAAGAAACAAAGTGAAATCGTCGGCGCAAGGCGTGGTCTAAAAGAGCCGTAGAACGATCAGCCGTGTTCATTGTGCCAATAATATAAAGATTAGAAGGAATATTAAAAGGTTTTTTAGAGTAGGGAAGCTCTATTGTACTATTTCTATACTCAAGTAAATAAAGTAGTTCTCCAAAAATTCTTGTTAAATTACCTCGGTTAATTTCATCAATAATTAGTAGAAAAATACTATCTTTGCTTGCATTTTGAGCTTGCTCACAAAATTTCTTAAAAATCCCATCTTGAACTTGATAAGACAGTGTAGGCTGTCCACTATTATTAAGTAAAGTTTCTGGTCTGATCCCTTCAATAAAATCTTCATAAGAATAAGATGGATGAAACTGTATGATTTTACTTTCACCTTTACCATTAATGAAATAATTTGCAAAACGTTTGGCTAGAAAGGTTTTTCCTGTTCCTGAAGGGCCAGAAAAAATAATTTGTTTTTTATGTATAAGTAAACTATGTATTTGTTTAATAAATTCTGTTGTAAGGTAAGTTTCTTGTTTTAAGTCTTCAATATCATAGTTTATTTCTATTTCATCATCTCCAATAAAATCAATTACTTGGTCAATTTCTAATTCTTCAGCTTTTTCTAAAATAGCTTGTTGGTAAAGTGGCAACAACATATCAAACGTTTCTTCTATTTCTATAAGTAATTTAGAAGAATATATTGAAGAATCAGTAAGAGTAAATTCACGCAGTATTGCTAAACAGTTTCCTTGATTAACTTGTGCTAAATCTTTCTGAATGTTAATAGTTAGAGGTTCTAATAATTCTTCTTTGTTATAGATTTTTATTGGGAACCTTAAACTTGTTAGCAAAGTTAAAAATCTTAGTTGGTTATTGTTAATATAATTTCTTAGATTATCAAGTATATTTTTGGCACGATATGAGCAATAAAGCCCTACTTGAAGGCCATTTGCAGAAATACCTAAAAATAATTGTAGATCAGTTTGTTTGGTAAAAGATTTTCGATAAAACGCTGCCCAGTAGCAAGTATTATAAAGACCTTTTTTTGGACGACCAAAAATATTTTTATTAATTCTTGACAAGGTTTTATTTGTTTTAGCGGCTGTTTCTAAATCTGGCGAACGAGCAATCAAAAATGGTGTAAGCTCTGTAATTAAAGCACGTAAGGGTTTATCTAGGTATTTAATAAAAGTTGATCGGTTGTTAGTAAACCAATCTTTATTGTTATTGTTGGCTAGTTCTTTAAGAAATAAAAATGTTTTTTGGTTAAATCCTGAAAAAAGCATGTTTATTAAGGTTTAGGCATTAGCCAAAGAGGAATGCCTTGTAATTGATTGCTTAGTTGCCAAGAATCAACAACTTGTGCAACTTGTGAAAATGAGCCAAATATAATTTCTCGCCAACTTTTTTCTGGTTCAAGATGTACTAATTTAGGTTCTCCTTCAATACCTGCTAATTGTTTTGCTACATTAATTGCAGTTTGAAGATCGCCTAATTCATCAACTAACTTAAAGTTTTTTGCTTGACGACCTGAAAATATTCTTCCATCAGCAAATTGTTTTACTTGCTCAATAGAAAGCCCTCGTCCTTCTGCAACAGCCTCAACAAATTGTAAATAAGTATCGTCAATGGTTTCTTGTAAAAGCTCGCGTTCTTCAGGAGTTAAAGAACGATAACTAGCTAAAATATCTTTATATTCACCTGATTTTATTACTTCAGCACTTACACCTATTTTGCTATATAATTCTGTCAAATTATTGGATTTAATAATAACGCCAATAGATCCAGTAATTGTACCTGGGTTAGATATTATCTTATTAGCTGCCATTGCTACATAAACCCCACCAGAAGCCGCCACATCACCAAAAGAAGCTATTACAGGGATTCCTTTTTCCCTGACTTTTTTAAGTGCTTGATAGATCTCCTGTGATGCTCCAACTGTACCGCCAGGGCTATTAATCCTTACAATTAAGGCTTTAACTTCATAGTCTTCAGCCATTTTTATAGACTCTATAACTTCTTCACGGCTAGAAGAAGCCGCTGAACCATCGGCAATAATGCCTTCTATTTTAGTAATAGCAATATGTTGTCTTTTTTTCTTCTTAAACCAAGGTATTCTCATAAATTAATAACTTAAAAAGTTTTTTCCTAGTATTCTTTAGTATTCTAAAGGACAAGCCTCTTTGCAGATATCGGTAAATGATGTTAATTTTCTATGTTTAGAAATTTTACAAATCGGTAAAACTTATACATAAGCAGCAAAATTTTTCTGACTTTCCTTTTGCTTCTTGCGTCTAAGTTTGAAACTCACACGAATATTTTTATTCTTCAATGTATTTTAATTTTTAATTAGCCACTAGCTTTTAATATATCTTATATCTTGATTGCTAGTAACCAACTTTTTCGGGGGTAAAGCATGGGCAAAAGAAAAATAAAATTAATAGCTTTATTTTCTATTCTTTTATGTTGGGTAAGCTTAGTTTACGCCTTTTCTTCTGGGCCGCCGCCCTCTAATACTGGCGCACCAGGAGAGTCTAATTGTAGTAGCTGTCATCGTGGATCAAACCCTACGGGGAATGTAAGAATTGAAGGTCTTCCACAAGCATATGTAGCAGGAACTCGTTATAACTTAACGGTTACTGTTTCTGAAACAGGTAAACAACGCTGGGGATTTCAAATTACAGCTATTAGAGATGATGGTTCTGCCGCAGGTACATTTATGATTACTGATTCTAGTATGACACAAATGTCTAGCGGGTCGCCTGGTGGTAGAAGCAGAATGTATATACAACACAGTCCTAATGGAACTCAACGAGGCAAACGCGATACAGCAAGCTTTAAGTTTGATTGGGTTGCTCCTACTAGTGATGTAGGCCGAATTACTTTCTTTGTTGCTGGAAATGCTGCAAATAATGATGGTTCATCTGGCAATGATAATATTTATTTAGCTAATGTTGCAATTATGGCAGGTAGCAATGTCCCTGCACCTACTTTGACTAGCCTTAATCCTATTAGTGGCCCGGCTGCTGGTGGTACAGAAATAACTTTAACAGGTACTAACTTTGTTACAGGCGCAACTGTTACTATTGATACTACTAGAGTTAATGCTACATTTGATAATGCTAGAAATTTAAGAGTAGTAACTCCACCACATGCACCCGGTACAGTAGATATAACAGTTACTAATCCAGATGGTCAAGTTGCAAGACTACGTAATAGTTTTACTTATGAAGCTGTTCAACTTCCTGCACCTTCTATTTCTAATATTAGTCCAAATATGGGGCCAACCTCTGGCGGCACTATGGTGACAATAATGGGTACTAACTTTGCGGCTGGTGCTAGTGTAGTTGTTGGGTCGCGTCAAGCTACAATGGTTAATATTACTGAAACTCAAATTACTGCTATTACTCAACCAAATAACCCTGGAACAGTAAATGTTGTTGTTACTAACCCAGATGGTCAAGTTAGCACTCTACCAGGTGGCTTTACCTTTGTTGGAGAACCTGTAGGTGGAATGGTGCAACTACTTAGTCCAAATGGAGGAGAAGTTCTTAGTTCTGGTGGCGCAGCATTTACAATTAATTGGATGGTGATGAGTGGTGCAAGTGCTACACAACGATTAGAGCTTTCTACTGATGGTGGACAAACATTTAGCACAATGATTATGGATAATTTAGATGCTACAGAAACATCTTTTGAGTTTGCTGTCCCACCAGGTATTAATACAACTAATGCACGTATCCGAATTAGTGTAATAGAAAATGGTGCTGTTACATCTGATACAAGCGACGGGAATTTCCGTATCTTACCTGCTCCAACTATTACTAATGTTGCTCCAACTGTAACAAGCAGTATCAAGCTAAAAATTACTGGTACAATGTTCCAATCAGGTGCAGTGATTGAAGTTAATGGTGCAGCTATTCCTAGCACTAAATTTAAGTCTGCTACTAGTTTAATAGGTAAAAAAGTAGATAGAAATTTAGCAGGACAACAAATAAAAGTAAGGGTACGTAATCCTGATGGTACTATTTCATTGGAAAGATTAATAACACCTTAAACTAATTATCTAGTTAAATAATTAAGCTAAAAAGGCGCAAAAACAAATTTTGCGCCTTTTGTGTATTTGTTGCGAAGTATAACCATGGAAACAATTGCAGATAAAAAGGACATCTAATGGTTGAATTATTAGAAAAAGTAATTCAAGGTGACTGCTTAAGTATATTAGATAAAGTTGATAAATCTTCTGTTGATATGGTTTATCTGGATCCTCCATTTTTTACTAATAAAAAACATTCCTCAATTAATCGTGATAGGACAAAAAAGTTTAGTTTTGCTGATGTTTGGGCGGGATTTGAAGAATATGCTGAGTTTATGGAAAAGAGGCTTTATAAACTTTATCAGGTTCTTAAAGATACTGGCTCAATCTTTGTTCATTGTGATACAAGTGCAAATTTTATAATTAGGGCATTGTTAGATAATATTTTTGCGACAGAACAATTTAGATCAGAAATTATATGGACATACAAAC harbors:
- a CDS encoding DUF2461 family protein — translated: MLFSGFNQKTFLFLKELANNNNKDWFTNNRSTFIKYLDKPLRALITELTPFLIARSPDLETAAKTNKTLSRINKNIFGRPKKGLYNTCYWAAFYRKSFTKQTDLQLFLGISANGLQVGLYCSYRAKNILDNLRNYINNNQLRFLTLLTSLRFPIKIYNKEELLEPLTINIQKDLAQVNQGNCLAILREFTLTDSSIYSSKLLIEIEETFDMLLPLYQQAILEKAEELEIDQVIDFIGDDEIEINYDIEDLKQETYLTTEFIKQIHSLLIHKKQIIFSGPSGTGKTFLAKRFANYFINGKGESKIIQFHPSYSYEDFIEGIRPETLLNNSGQPTLSYQVQDGIFKKFCEQAQNASKDSIFLLIIDEINRGNLTRIFGELLYLLEYRNSTIELPYSKKPFNIPSNLYIIGTMNTADRSTALLDHALRRRFHFVSFNPSIEILSKFLAEYCPDYLWIGELLARLNQQLTKHGINQQYHIGHSHFMSRSINFNELRLIWDFSILPTIEEYFFNQPELLAKYSLAELTRGLVNEKLLSTSRT
- the sppA gene encoding signal peptide peptidase SppA, whose amino-acid sequence is MRIPWFKKKKRQHIAITKIEGIIADGSAASSSREEVIESIKMAEDYEVKALIVRINSPGGTVGASQEIYQALKKVREKGIPVIASFGDVAASGGVYVAMAANKIISNPGTITGSIGVIIKSNNLTELYSKIGVSAEVIKSGEYKDILASYRSLTPEERELLQETIDDTYLQFVEAVAEGRGLSIEQVKQFADGRIFSGRQAKNFKLVDELGDLQTAINVAKQLAGIEGEPKLVHLEPEKSWREIIFGSFSQVAQVVDSWQLSNQLQGIPLWLMPKP
- a CDS encoding IPT/TIG domain-containing protein, with translation MGKRKIKLIALFSILLCWVSLVYAFSSGPPPSNTGAPGESNCSSCHRGSNPTGNVRIEGLPQAYVAGTRYNLTVTVSETGKQRWGFQITAIRDDGSAAGTFMITDSSMTQMSSGSPGGRSRMYIQHSPNGTQRGKRDTASFKFDWVAPTSDVGRITFFVAGNAANNDGSSGNDNIYLANVAIMAGSNVPAPTLTSLNPISGPAAGGTEITLTGTNFVTGATVTIDTTRVNATFDNARNLRVVTPPHAPGTVDITVTNPDGQVARLRNSFTYEAVQLPAPSISNISPNMGPTSGGTMVTIMGTNFAAGASVVVGSRQATMVNITETQITAITQPNNPGTVNVVVTNPDGQVSTLPGGFTFVGEPVGGMVQLLSPNGGEVLSSGGAAFTINWMVMSGASATQRLELSTDGGQTFSTMIMDNLDATETSFEFAVPPGINTTNARIRISVIENGAVTSDTSDGNFRILPAPTITNVAPTVTSSIKLKITGTMFQSGAVIEVNGAAIPSTKFKSATSLIGKKVDRNLAGQQIKVRVRNPDGTISLERLITP